The Roseimicrobium gellanilyticum genome contains a region encoding:
- a CDS encoding NAD(P)/FAD-dependent oxidoreductase encodes MSHVIVLGAGVIGLCTALEVAKRGHRVTVIDRGSEERSGCSYGNAGMIVPSHFVPLAAPGMVALGLKWMWNPESPFYIKPSLDPELLRWGWNFWKAATREHVKRASPLLRDLHLRSRLLFEELAAACENDFGLNQRGLLMLCKTQRTLDEEADSAQVAREMGVPAEVLDARHTNEMDPGITMDVAGAVYYPKDCHLTPQLFMRTLQRLCKEAGVAFLWGADAEALCAESGRVLAVKTSQGETEGDEFVLCLGSWSSAFSKSVGLRLPMQAGKGYSLTLSNPRQLPHLCSILTEARVAVTPMTGGSLRFGGTMEISGMSEAINPRRVQGIINAASRYFPEFSPEDLADVEPWSGLRPCSPDGLPYLGRTRYFSNLCIATGHAMMGLSLGPVTGHIVAQLIEKEQPEFDLTLLSPDRYG; translated from the coding sequence ATGTCGCACGTCATCGTTCTCGGCGCAGGAGTCATCGGTCTTTGCACGGCCTTGGAGGTCGCGAAGCGCGGGCATCGCGTCACGGTGATCGACAGGGGCAGCGAGGAGCGAAGCGGCTGCTCGTATGGGAACGCGGGGATGATTGTTCCAAGTCATTTTGTGCCGCTTGCCGCACCCGGCATGGTCGCACTGGGACTGAAGTGGATGTGGAATCCTGAGTCTCCCTTTTACATCAAGCCTTCACTGGATCCTGAGCTACTGCGTTGGGGATGGAACTTCTGGAAGGCGGCCACACGTGAACATGTAAAGCGGGCTTCCCCGCTGCTCCGGGACCTGCATTTGCGCAGCCGGTTGCTTTTCGAAGAACTGGCCGCTGCATGCGAGAATGATTTTGGCCTGAATCAACGGGGACTATTGATGCTTTGCAAGACGCAGCGCACGCTCGATGAAGAGGCGGACAGCGCGCAGGTAGCGCGTGAGATGGGCGTGCCCGCGGAAGTGCTGGATGCCCGGCACACCAACGAGATGGACCCGGGCATCACCATGGATGTGGCAGGCGCCGTCTACTATCCCAAGGATTGTCATCTCACACCGCAGCTCTTCATGCGCACGCTCCAGCGTCTTTGCAAGGAGGCGGGCGTTGCCTTCCTGTGGGGAGCGGATGCTGAGGCTCTCTGCGCAGAAAGCGGACGAGTCCTTGCCGTGAAGACCTCTCAAGGGGAAACGGAGGGAGACGAGTTTGTTCTTTGTCTCGGCTCATGGAGTTCCGCATTCTCGAAGTCCGTGGGCTTGCGGCTACCCATGCAGGCAGGCAAAGGCTACAGCCTCACCCTGTCAAACCCACGGCAGCTTCCGCATCTCTGCAGCATCCTCACCGAGGCACGTGTTGCCGTAACTCCCATGACAGGAGGTTCGCTGCGCTTTGGCGGTACGATGGAAATCTCCGGCATGAGTGAAGCCATCAATCCACGACGGGTGCAGGGCATCATCAATGCGGCGTCCCGATACTTTCCCGAGTTCAGCCCCGAAGACCTCGCAGACGTGGAACCCTGGAGCGGACTGCGTCCCTGTTCGCCAGACGGGCTGCCGTACCTCGGTCGCACGCGATACTTCTCCAACCTCTGCATCGCCACGGGACACGCGATGATGGGGCTGAGTCTTGGTCCTGTCACAGGACACATCGTGGCCCAGCTGATAGAGAAAGAGCAGCCTGAGTTTGACCTCACGCTGCTCTCTCCAGATCGCTATGGTTGA
- a CDS encoding dihydrodipicolinate synthase family protein, whose product MNHLWTGVFPAITTQLRKDQSLDLEATQRHAEVLIRSGVSGMIVCGSLGENQSLAPEEKRSVVGAIVQQSAGRVPVLSGVAECSTETARKYVQDCERLGAAGFMVMPAMVYKADPRETLAYYRAVAAATSLPWMLYNNPIGYTVDVTPEMMRELSDVPNLIAMKESSGNTRRITEMRIVNGDRFALFTGVDDLILESSILGIDGWVAGSGIAFPQENQRLWEHTRAGRWDEARALLRWFHPLLKLDTHIKFVQYIKLMVQECGLGSEWVREPHLTLEGSERERVLAIIREGIGSRPRN is encoded by the coding sequence ATGAACCACCTCTGGACCGGCGTTTTTCCAGCCATCACGACCCAGCTTCGCAAGGATCAGAGTCTGGACCTCGAGGCAACGCAGCGTCATGCCGAGGTGCTGATTCGCTCGGGTGTGAGCGGCATGATTGTTTGTGGCTCGCTGGGAGAGAATCAGAGCCTCGCGCCTGAGGAGAAGCGGAGCGTGGTGGGTGCCATCGTGCAGCAGAGCGCGGGGCGTGTTCCAGTGCTGAGTGGCGTCGCGGAGTGCAGCACCGAAACGGCGCGCAAATATGTGCAGGACTGTGAAAGGCTGGGTGCGGCGGGATTCATGGTGATGCCAGCCATGGTGTACAAGGCAGATCCGCGTGAGACGCTGGCCTATTACCGTGCCGTGGCGGCAGCAACCAGCCTGCCATGGATGCTGTACAACAATCCCATCGGCTACACGGTGGACGTGACGCCGGAGATGATGCGCGAGCTGTCTGATGTGCCAAACCTCATCGCGATGAAGGAGAGTTCCGGCAACACCCGGCGCATCACCGAGATGCGCATCGTGAACGGAGACCGCTTTGCACTTTTCACCGGAGTGGACGATCTCATTCTCGAAAGCTCCATCCTGGGCATTGATGGCTGGGTGGCGGGAAGCGGCATCGCATTCCCGCAGGAAAACCAGCGGCTCTGGGAGCATACGCGGGCAGGTCGCTGGGATGAAGCACGCGCCCTGCTGCGTTGGTTTCACCCGCTGCTGAAACTCGATACCCACATCAAGTTCGTGCAATACATCAAGCTGATGGTCCAGGAATGCGGGTTGGGCAGCGAATGGGTGCGGGAACCCCACCTCACCCTGGAAGGCTCCGAACGTGAAAGGGTGTTGGCCATCATCCGTGAAGGCATCGGCTCCAGGCCGCGGAACTGA
- a CDS encoding PVC-type heme-binding CxxCH protein, translating to MLRILLTLAILCSVAHAADPIRVFIRSGPKSHGPGAHDYPRFLKEWVPLLNERGARADGGDSFPTKEQLDKTDVLILHAQEAGNIALGEERKNLMEFLKRGGGLVVIHAGIVSRDPDWFKTIAGGSWNHKTPTKWLEAPMALYFTDRDNPITKDISNFDIDDEIYYDMDILPEVKVLAAAYTPKAADTRGKGNKEAQQRAAEAVAKRKAVNIYDIQPQMWTYERTVDGGSTPYRSFVCIPGHLYANFSNNGLRTAILRGIAWAGKRDNADVLCKPTELGSALRYLPGGCPPPQDIPKDLEVHPEFNLSLVASEPLINKPMNIDWDEKGRLWVVETPEYPNGLRQANVEAWKDSGAVKPGQHEREPLDRVSILSDTDGDGIMDKKQVFADKIELATSSVFYKNGVIVCAAPDILFFEDTDGDDKADKRTKLYTNLGNKDTHAVINNMRWGQDGWVYATHGYSSTEDAKSGDGSRGFGAIGAGVVRFKPDGSAIEQYASRGGNTWGLDITWSGEVFYTQPTSGNHFIHVVLPEYVLAKGKLPGVSGTNGLLPREPTFPAMHWEQQAYVQIDQVGSYTAAAGCAIYEGGAWPEKWNYGYFTTEPTLNIVSHFMVEPDGVTYKAKREAGREHTEFIRSKNLWFRPIDVRIGPDGALYVVDFCNQAVIHNDTRGPVHGPANAAVRPDRDHYYGRIWKVQHKDAKKVEVAKLKKDDFQQLAGVVKNSENVPQKQVAWRLIAEQQGPQGKGVVGLAESGITPRMGSKALRVYESIEKGVLTAPESLNAFLDAKDDWTRSAVIAAAKDNAANEIAAAFASKRASELGSFVENLIPAALAGDAVKNTTNLLNSCASAGPGTEALQSSVLRVLAQQADLSLTAHPALKEPLQKLLANPSTAAAALPLAAKWDKERALAKERKDVVQALMSKMKDAKAPTQERLAAARGFLGADGDGEAKDLIAEAAMEIDRKDGGSKGPFVNPMDLRLGIIKLITERTGPYVASRLMDAYVDVEPGVQLAIFDELLKRPEWVNVILDEVERGVVKPADIGPSNVARLRTHPNKQVASRANKMLEKLSPATVEKNKVIAQLTPEVEKTGDVAKGKIAYALCATCHKLGDTGLAVGPPLDGMGAHGPAELLVHIVDPNREVDPSFWAHNITTKKGEAIVGVITSENPSTLTLATQVGVKEIPKSEIATRENTRRSLMPEGLEAMGAETMRDLLAYICGDAQKHFRIVDLRPAYTADSREGVFAGPSPNQGQVRLAKYGNVKVEGIPFFVQDAAKSESGSNIIVLKGGPQKSQSWTYPQRVEVAVNAQAKKLHLLSGIAGWGFPAVRDHIPALKATVTYEGGETEEFTLNNGEAFADYIREVEVPGSQLVKEPISDDQQIRLLSLTLTKKGVIKKLALESFANGVAPVVIAVTADVEGRMGAKPGAATAAAPASGDSSAPGPKEGGKGDNKLPAVTPVSWEAGKTKVLLIGGGSSHNFARFFGEVDGATLKAAGFTVHYTEDRDQAVAELPNADVAVISVNRQFFDSPAYRKALFDRVAAGKGVIMMHPGTWYAYPRWPELNAQVVGGGSKGHDKLGPYSVNVTKADHPIMKGVPAKFDVTDELYYVNAKPEEIPAGTAGIEVLAETSPSQKFGKPHPSVWVTKNDKTRIACIALGHDERTHEDAAFKSILVNAVQWCSGK from the coding sequence ATGCTCCGCATTCTCCTCACCCTTGCGATTCTCTGTAGCGTAGCTCACGCTGCCGATCCCATCCGCGTCTTCATCCGCAGCGGTCCGAAGTCCCACGGACCGGGGGCGCACGACTATCCCCGCTTCCTCAAGGAATGGGTGCCGCTCTTGAATGAGCGCGGTGCCAGGGCGGACGGTGGCGACTCTTTCCCCACAAAGGAACAACTCGACAAGACCGACGTGCTCATCCTGCACGCGCAGGAGGCGGGGAACATCGCCCTGGGTGAGGAGCGCAAGAACCTGATGGAATTCCTCAAGCGCGGTGGCGGACTCGTCGTCATCCACGCGGGTATCGTGTCGCGCGATCCGGATTGGTTCAAGACCATCGCGGGTGGCTCGTGGAATCACAAGACACCGACGAAGTGGCTGGAGGCTCCCATGGCGCTCTACTTCACGGACCGCGACAATCCCATCACGAAGGACATCTCGAACTTCGACATTGATGACGAGATTTATTACGACATGGACATCCTTCCCGAGGTGAAGGTGCTCGCGGCTGCCTACACACCAAAGGCAGCGGACACTCGTGGAAAGGGAAACAAAGAAGCGCAGCAGCGTGCTGCGGAAGCCGTGGCCAAGAGGAAAGCGGTAAACATCTACGACATCCAGCCGCAGATGTGGACCTATGAGCGCACGGTGGATGGTGGCAGCACGCCTTATCGTTCCTTCGTGTGCATTCCCGGTCACCTCTACGCCAACTTCTCTAACAACGGACTCCGCACCGCCATCCTGCGCGGCATCGCCTGGGCTGGAAAGCGCGACAACGCTGATGTGCTCTGCAAGCCGACGGAACTTGGCAGCGCTCTGCGCTACCTGCCCGGTGGTTGCCCGCCTCCGCAGGACATTCCCAAGGACCTGGAAGTGCATCCCGAGTTCAATCTCTCGCTGGTTGCCTCTGAGCCGCTCATCAACAAGCCGATGAACATCGACTGGGATGAGAAGGGCCGTCTGTGGGTCGTCGAGACTCCTGAGTATCCCAACGGTCTTCGCCAGGCGAATGTCGAAGCGTGGAAAGACTCCGGCGCAGTCAAGCCGGGGCAGCACGAGCGTGAGCCACTCGACCGCGTCTCCATTCTCAGCGATACGGATGGTGACGGCATCATGGACAAGAAGCAGGTCTTTGCCGACAAGATCGAACTCGCAACCTCCAGCGTCTTCTACAAGAACGGCGTCATCGTCTGCGCCGCGCCGGACATCCTGTTCTTCGAAGACACGGACGGAGATGACAAGGCGGACAAGCGCACCAAGCTCTACACCAATCTTGGTAACAAGGACACCCATGCGGTGATCAACAACATGCGTTGGGGTCAGGACGGCTGGGTGTACGCCACGCACGGCTACTCCAGCACCGAGGACGCGAAGTCCGGTGATGGTTCGAGGGGCTTCGGAGCCATCGGCGCCGGTGTGGTACGCTTCAAACCGGACGGCAGCGCGATTGAGCAGTACGCTTCCCGTGGCGGCAATACCTGGGGCCTGGACATCACGTGGAGTGGCGAGGTCTTCTACACGCAGCCGACGAGCGGCAATCACTTCATTCATGTGGTGCTGCCTGAGTATGTGCTGGCAAAGGGCAAGCTCCCCGGCGTCTCTGGGACGAATGGACTCCTGCCTCGCGAGCCCACCTTCCCCGCCATGCACTGGGAGCAGCAGGCGTATGTGCAGATTGATCAGGTGGGCAGCTACACGGCGGCCGCTGGTTGCGCCATCTACGAAGGTGGAGCCTGGCCTGAGAAGTGGAACTACGGCTACTTCACCACGGAGCCTACGCTGAACATCGTCAGCCACTTCATGGTGGAGCCTGATGGCGTCACCTACAAGGCGAAGCGTGAAGCGGGTCGTGAGCACACCGAATTCATCCGCAGCAAGAATCTCTGGTTCCGTCCCATTGATGTCCGCATCGGGCCGGATGGTGCGCTCTACGTGGTGGACTTCTGCAACCAGGCCGTGATTCACAACGACACGCGTGGCCCGGTGCATGGTCCTGCCAATGCTGCCGTACGTCCTGACCGCGACCACTACTATGGCCGCATCTGGAAGGTGCAGCACAAGGATGCGAAGAAGGTGGAAGTGGCGAAGCTGAAGAAGGACGACTTCCAGCAGCTCGCGGGTGTGGTGAAGAACAGTGAGAATGTTCCGCAGAAGCAGGTGGCCTGGCGCTTGATTGCCGAGCAGCAGGGACCGCAGGGCAAGGGAGTCGTGGGCCTCGCCGAGAGCGGCATCACTCCCCGCATGGGAAGCAAGGCATTGCGCGTCTACGAGAGCATTGAAAAAGGTGTGCTCACTGCGCCGGAGTCGCTGAATGCATTCCTTGATGCCAAGGACGATTGGACTCGCTCGGCAGTCATTGCTGCGGCGAAGGACAATGCTGCGAATGAGATTGCTGCGGCCTTCGCGTCGAAGCGTGCCAGTGAACTGGGCTCCTTTGTGGAGAACCTCATTCCGGCCGCCCTTGCTGGTGATGCGGTCAAGAACACGACGAATCTGCTCAATTCCTGCGCCTCCGCAGGCCCCGGCACCGAGGCGCTTCAGTCTTCGGTACTTCGAGTGCTGGCTCAGCAGGCAGACTTGAGTCTGACCGCGCATCCCGCATTGAAGGAACCTCTGCAGAAGCTTCTGGCCAATCCTTCCACGGCAGCGGCCGCCTTGCCGCTTGCGGCCAAGTGGGACAAGGAACGCGCTTTGGCAAAGGAGCGCAAAGACGTGGTGCAGGCGCTGATGTCCAAGATGAAGGACGCGAAGGCACCGACTCAGGAGCGCCTTGCCGCGGCAAGGGGCTTCCTCGGTGCGGATGGAGATGGCGAGGCAAAGGACCTCATTGCCGAAGCTGCCATGGAAATCGATCGCAAGGACGGTGGCTCGAAAGGGCCCTTCGTGAATCCGATGGATCTCCGCCTGGGCATCATCAAGCTCATCACCGAGCGCACCGGTCCTTATGTTGCGAGTCGCTTGATGGATGCCTATGTGGATGTCGAGCCCGGAGTGCAGTTGGCAATTTTTGACGAGCTGCTCAAGCGCCCCGAGTGGGTGAATGTGATCCTGGATGAAGTGGAAAGAGGCGTTGTGAAGCCTGCTGACATCGGCCCTTCGAATGTCGCCCGCCTGCGCACGCACCCAAACAAGCAGGTCGCCAGCCGCGCGAACAAGATGCTGGAGAAGCTGAGCCCCGCGACCGTGGAGAAGAACAAGGTCATCGCCCAGCTCACGCCGGAGGTGGAGAAGACCGGTGATGTTGCCAAGGGCAAGATCGCCTACGCGTTGTGCGCCACCTGCCACAAGCTCGGTGACACCGGTCTGGCTGTTGGCCCGCCGCTCGATGGCATGGGGGCGCACGGGCCTGCGGAACTGCTCGTGCACATCGTCGATCCCAATCGCGAAGTGGACCCGAGCTTCTGGGCGCACAACATCACGACGAAGAAGGGCGAGGCCATCGTGGGTGTCATCACTTCAGAGAATCCATCCACGCTCACGCTCGCCACACAGGTGGGTGTGAAGGAAATTCCGAAGAGCGAAATAGCCACGCGTGAAAACACGCGCCGCAGTCTCATGCCGGAAGGACTCGAAGCCATGGGTGCAGAGACCATGCGTGATCTCCTGGCCTACATCTGCGGTGATGCCCAGAAGCATTTCCGCATCGTGGACCTTCGTCCCGCTTACACCGCGGACAGTCGTGAAGGCGTCTTCGCAGGGCCAAGTCCCAACCAGGGCCAGGTGCGCCTGGCAAAGTACGGCAATGTGAAGGTGGAAGGCATTCCCTTCTTCGTGCAGGACGCAGCGAAGAGCGAAAGTGGGTCGAACATCATCGTGCTCAAAGGTGGTCCGCAGAAGAGCCAGAGCTGGACTTACCCGCAACGCGTGGAAGTCGCGGTGAACGCGCAGGCGAAGAAGCTGCACCTGCTCAGTGGCATCGCTGGCTGGGGCTTCCCTGCGGTGAGAGATCACATCCCTGCGCTCAAGGCCACGGTCACCTATGAAGGTGGCGAGACGGAGGAGTTCACACTGAACAATGGGGAGGCGTTTGCCGACTACATCCGCGAGGTTGAAGTGCCGGGCAGTCAGTTGGTGAAGGAACCGATCAGCGATGATCAGCAGATCCGTCTGCTCAGCCTCACTCTGACCAAGAAGGGCGTGATCAAGAAGCTGGCGCTGGAGAGCTTCGCCAATGGTGTCGCACCGGTGGTGATTGCCGTCACTGCGGATGTGGAGGGGCGCATGGGAGCGAAGCCAGGTGCAGCAACGGCTGCGGCTCCTGCTTCTGGCGACTCCAGTGCTCCAGGACCCAAGGAAGGTGGCAAGGGTGACAACAAGCTGCCTGCAGTGACGCCTGTTTCCTGGGAAGCTGGCAAGACCAAAGTGCTGCTCATCGGCGGTGGCAGCTCGCACAACTTCGCCAGGTTTTTTGGTGAAGTGGATGGCGCTACGCTGAAGGCTGCGGGCTTCACGGTGCACTACACCGAAGATCGCGATCAGGCGGTCGCGGAGCTGCCGAATGCGGACGTTGCCGTCATCAGTGTGAACCGCCAGTTCTTTGACAGCCCGGCGTATCGCAAGGCGCTCTTCGACCGTGTGGCGGCTGGCAAGGGTGTCATCATGATGCACCCCGGTACCTGGTACGCGTATCCCCGTTGGCCTGAGCTGAATGCCCAAGTCGTGGGCGGCGGATCCAAGGGACACGACAAGCTGGGACCCTACTCCGTGAATGTGACCAAGGCGGACCATCCCATCATGAAGGGGGTGCCGGCGAAGTTCGACGTGACGGACGAGCTCTACTATGTGAATGCCAAGCCCGAAGAGATCCCCGCTGGTACGGCTGGCATCGAAGTGCTCGCTGAGACGTCTCCCAGCCAGAAGTTCGGCAAGCCGCATCCCAGCGTGTGGGTCACCAAGAACGACAAGACGCGCATCGCCTGCATCGCACTTGGTCACGATGAGCGCACGCACGAAGACGCCGCCTTCAAGAGCATCCTGGTGAATGCCGTGCAGTGGTGCTCGGGGAAGTAG
- a CDS encoding S1 family peptidase, whose translation MNALPRLIFGTLIGCGTLYSQAPDVPIYPEGRNPKSQAVITDEANRLKEKGELVPMEKVVEQMSRTTCELELPKPRTGKLEGRELWNTARRAHLRVGWHYLCKKCSKWHLNLAGGYAITNDAVVTCGHVLENEDIREGYLIVADEDDKVIPVVEVLAANRATDTAIIRVKGATLNPLPFTSDVMPGDKVYCFSEPKGRRGYFSEGIVNRFTKHPFRSNMREAAPGTGTAKPEAGKPASKPAPPAPSTKGEDEPVWIQVSTSWAPGSSGSAVLDAHGNAIGHVSQIQTVYQDPSKTTASAPGTLMVLHDAIAASNVLKLIKTKSRSE comes from the coding sequence ATGAACGCGCTTCCCCGCCTCATCTTTGGCACCTTGATCGGGTGCGGCACCCTCTACAGCCAGGCTCCTGATGTGCCGATCTACCCGGAGGGACGCAATCCCAAGTCCCAAGCCGTCATCACCGATGAAGCAAACCGGCTGAAGGAAAAAGGCGAGCTCGTCCCCATGGAAAAAGTAGTGGAGCAGATGAGCCGCACCACTTGCGAGCTGGAGCTGCCCAAGCCACGCACCGGAAAACTAGAGGGCCGGGAGTTGTGGAATACCGCAAGGCGCGCTCATCTCCGCGTAGGCTGGCACTACCTCTGCAAGAAATGCAGCAAATGGCACCTCAACCTCGCGGGCGGCTATGCCATCACCAACGATGCCGTGGTCACGTGTGGCCATGTATTGGAGAATGAAGATATCCGCGAAGGCTACCTCATCGTCGCTGACGAAGACGACAAGGTGATTCCCGTGGTGGAAGTACTGGCAGCCAACCGGGCCACGGATACCGCCATCATTCGCGTGAAAGGCGCCACGCTGAATCCCCTCCCCTTCACCTCAGACGTGATGCCGGGTGACAAAGTGTACTGCTTCAGCGAGCCCAAAGGAAGGCGCGGCTACTTCAGTGAGGGAATCGTGAATCGCTTCACAAAGCATCCCTTCCGCAGCAACATGCGTGAGGCAGCGCCAGGCACCGGCACGGCCAAGCCCGAGGCCGGCAAGCCAGCCTCCAAGCCTGCACCTCCCGCGCCCAGCACCAAGGGTGAAGACGAACCGGTATGGATTCAGGTGAGCACCTCATGGGCTCCGGGCTCGAGCGGGTCCGCCGTGCTGGACGCTCACGGCAACGCCATCGGTCACGTCTCCCAGATCCAGACGGTGTATCAGGATCCATCCAAAACCACCGCCAGCGCCCCCGGCACCCTCATGGTGCTGCATGATGCCATCGCCGCCAGCAACGTGCTGAAACTCATCAAGACCAAATCTCGATCAGAATGA
- a CDS encoding proline racemase family protein, whose amino-acid sequence MEKIRIIDSHTGGEPTRVVFDDPLPLLLRHFPRQGDVPAADAPAIEKRLRLFHPQYDALRRAVACEPRGSDVLVGAVLCPAMDASCIAGVIFFNNVGFLNMCGHATIGVAITLAHLGRISPGTHRLETRVGVVSFTLGEDGSVSLENVPSFRKASGISVDVPGHGTVTGDVAWGGNWFFITENHGQQLELEHVGELSAFASALRRAVNEPQHFPDVDHIELVGPPSSPNASARGFVLCPGGVYDRSACGTGTSAKLACLAADGKLAEGEEWVQESIIGSTFKGSYRWHDRDAGAIIPIIVGEAHVTTEGEILLNPHDPFCWGIS is encoded by the coding sequence ATGGAGAAGATCCGGATCATCGATTCCCACACCGGCGGCGAGCCCACGCGCGTGGTGTTTGATGATCCGTTGCCTCTTTTGCTGCGTCATTTCCCCCGCCAAGGAGACGTGCCTGCTGCCGACGCTCCGGCGATCGAAAAGCGGCTGCGCTTGTTCCATCCTCAGTACGATGCCCTGCGACGGGCCGTGGCCTGTGAACCCCGAGGCTCCGATGTTCTCGTGGGCGCCGTGCTCTGTCCGGCCATGGACGCCTCCTGCATCGCGGGCGTGATCTTTTTCAACAATGTCGGATTCCTGAACATGTGTGGTCATGCCACGATCGGTGTGGCGATCACCTTGGCGCATCTGGGTCGCATTTCGCCGGGTACGCACCGTCTGGAGACGCGCGTCGGAGTTGTGAGCTTCACGCTGGGCGAGGATGGAAGTGTATCCCTCGAAAATGTCCCATCGTTTCGCAAGGCCTCTGGGATCTCCGTGGACGTGCCCGGGCATGGCACCGTTACTGGAGATGTGGCCTGGGGTGGCAACTGGTTTTTCATCACGGAGAATCACGGCCAGCAACTCGAACTGGAACACGTGGGTGAACTCTCGGCATTTGCAAGCGCCCTGCGGCGAGCGGTGAACGAACCCCAGCATTTTCCTGATGTGGACCACATTGAACTTGTGGGACCGCCATCCTCTCCCAATGCCAGCGCACGGGGCTTCGTGCTGTGCCCTGGAGGCGTATATGACCGCTCTGCGTGTGGCACCGGCACCAGTGCCAAGCTCGCATGCCTCGCCGCGGACGGAAAGCTGGCCGAGGGCGAGGAGTGGGTGCAGGAGAGCATCATCGGCAGCACTTTCAAGGGCAGCTATCGATGGCATGACCGAGACGCAGGAGCCATCATCCCGATCATTGTGGGCGAGGCCCATGTCACGACAGAGGGGGAAATCCTGCTGAATCCGCACGATCCATTCTGCTGGGGCATTTCATAG
- a CDS encoding phosphoenolpyruvate hydrolase family protein — MPNPWTGIGNPYTRQEVVDRLNASLKKGEPIIAAGAGTGISAKFIEKGGADLIIIYNSGRFRMSGHGSTCGLMAYGDANAVAMEIGEYEVLPTVKEIPVICGVHATDPRRRMWHWLGKVKDMGFSGVNNFPTHTIVDGHFRQVLEETGMSVQKEFEMVGLAHRMDFFTIVYVATPEEAVEMTKQGADAVIAHVGTTVGGSIGVVNAVVDWDFTVKRTQEIIDAARSVRKDVFTLTHGGPINTPKDVEYILSKTTADGFVGASSLERMGVEESLTNLTREFKSVGGK, encoded by the coding sequence CCTGAAGAAGGGCGAGCCCATCATCGCCGCCGGTGCCGGTACGGGCATCAGTGCCAAGTTCATTGAGAAAGGTGGCGCGGACCTCATCATCATCTACAACAGCGGACGCTTCCGGATGAGCGGCCATGGATCCACCTGCGGTCTCATGGCATATGGCGATGCCAATGCCGTGGCCATGGAGATTGGTGAGTACGAAGTGCTGCCCACGGTGAAGGAGATTCCTGTCATCTGCGGTGTGCACGCCACCGACCCGCGCCGTCGCATGTGGCACTGGCTGGGCAAGGTGAAGGACATGGGCTTCTCCGGCGTGAACAACTTCCCCACGCACACGATTGTGGATGGTCACTTCCGTCAGGTGCTGGAAGAGACTGGCATGAGCGTGCAGAAGGAGTTCGAGATGGTGGGTCTCGCGCACCGCATGGACTTTTTCACCATCGTGTATGTCGCCACTCCGGAAGAAGCGGTCGAGATGACGAAGCAGGGCGCAGATGCCGTGATCGCCCACGTGGGTACCACCGTGGGTGGCAGCATCGGCGTGGTGAATGCGGTGGTCGATTGGGATTTCACGGTGAAGCGTACGCAGGAGATCATCGATGCCGCCCGGTCCGTGCGGAAGGATGTCTTCACCCTCACCCATGGCGGTCCCATCAACACCCCGAAGGATGTGGAGTACATCCTCAGCAAGACCACGGCAGATGGCTTCGTAGGCGCCAGCAGCCTCGAACGCATGGGCGTTGAGGAGAGCCTCACGAATCTCACCCGCGAGTTCAAGAGTGTGGGAGGGAAGTAG
- a CDS encoding AraC family transcriptional regulator, whose amino-acid sequence MKLPTAGLTGDSWATLPMGPMVALFDGMMDTVFFVKDAGGRYLEVNQTLVERCGLRSKSELLGRTVSEVFPGELARSYARQDLEVLRQGRKIRNRLELHWQKNRRAGWCLTAKVPIRRVEGEIIGLVGISRDLQTPGGSEGIPPTLSKAMAYLEKHCDDSALSPALLARKAEMSPTRFARLVKRVFHLTPGQIITQARIQMASRLLQETEGSVAEIALACGYCDHSAFTRAFREATGVTPSQFRVAVR is encoded by the coding sequence ATGAAGCTGCCGACTGCTGGTCTCACTGGAGACTCCTGGGCCACACTGCCCATGGGTCCGATGGTGGCGTTGTTCGATGGAATGATGGATACGGTCTTCTTTGTGAAGGATGCGGGAGGGCGGTATCTGGAGGTGAATCAGACGCTGGTGGAGCGCTGTGGACTGCGCTCGAAGTCGGAGCTTCTGGGCCGCACGGTGAGTGAAGTGTTTCCCGGAGAGTTGGCGAGGAGCTATGCGCGGCAAGATTTGGAAGTGCTGCGGCAAGGAAGAAAAATTCGCAACCGTCTGGAACTGCACTGGCAGAAGAATCGCCGTGCCGGGTGGTGCCTGACAGCGAAGGTGCCGATAAGAAGGGTGGAGGGTGAGATCATCGGCCTCGTTGGCATCTCAAGGGACTTGCAGACGCCGGGCGGTAGCGAGGGGATTCCTCCCACCCTGTCGAAGGCCATGGCCTACCTGGAAAAGCACTGCGATGACAGCGCGCTTTCTCCTGCACTGCTGGCGAGGAAGGCGGAGATGTCTCCCACACGGTTTGCGCGGCTGGTGAAGCGTGTGTTTCATCTCACGCCGGGGCAGATCATCACGCAGGCGCGCATTCAGATGGCATCACGGTTGCTACAGGAAACGGAGGGCTCAGTCGCGGAGATTGCGTTGGCGTGTGGGTATTGCGATCACAGCGCGTTCACACGGGCGTTTCGCGAGGCTACGGGAGTGACGCCGTCGCAGTTTCGTGTGGCGGTGCGGTAG